The region atttcagtctgagaagatttaccatGAAAGAGATGCGCTGTCTGTGTTTTGTTTCACGGCATTTGtctgtgggctgtcattctcaaaattctgaggaataacctTGTAAAGATGTAAGACAagatatgagcaactttagtcATTTATATGTATCTACAGAAATAAATAAACCGTTCATTCAAAAAGAACTTTAGTGCTGTATAGAATATTTTTCGCTCATGGGAAGCCTACGCCGGCTACGACGCcaacaccagattttctgcgacacggggcccttaacgttatcgcaTTAAAAACTAGATTGTCGGGAACGCGTATTCTTAAATCACTTTTTTTGTATCCCACAAATAGCCCACAATAAGCCGACAATAAGTGGGCTTTTCGTCTCAACTTTTGAAAACGAAAGGCGCTGGTTTTCGGCCAGTCTGATATTTCGTTCCCTTAAATTGATTTGAAATAAGCCTGATTCACATTCGCTCATTTTAATGAAGCGGCCAGCATTACTGATGTTAGGACAACCCCTGACTTGCCAACTTTTGTATTCCATCGCAAGGTGCATCGCTTGAGGCTTTTCCTCAACATTTTTCATGATACCCAACACCAAAATGAGCTTATGTCGTAGCTGTGTTTCATTCCGACTGATTTCTTTTATTTGAGTTTTTCGATCTCTAATGTGTTCATTATAATCTATCGCCGACTCCTGCCTAAAATCTGGAATTCAGACGCAATATTCttcttaataaataaataaaatttataTCTTGTTCAAAGGTTTGTGGCACCTTTGTGTAgaagtaatattttttttttcaatcactcATACAGACGGCACATTCCGCCATCAACGATAATCATATTATCGTGAAACAGCTAAAATTCTGGGGCATTACGTGCCAAAATATGATTTTGAGCCATTGGTCATAAGACAGTGCAGGGACTGGTGCGGTAGGTCGGGCGACGAAGACAGCGTAGAAGTGGCCGGAGTCACGCGAGAGCCTTGCATGCGTCGCGGCTGCTCGTGGTTGTTGTAACTTTGTATACCGGGGGTCCCACGTActttgagccaaactttaaaaatatgcgaatgccacgtagctggacagaaccaaggtaatgtcttttggcgtcgtttggagatactcagattgtttttttAATTACGCCTAATTAGATGATTATTCCtatttaattaatcaacttctcaagtattacaGTCAGATGAAAAGTATCATTGAGAagattgtacagcaacatgagaaacctccgatacagatttctgttgctcattgCGTGCTACAtcaaagtgcttttccgagcgtgaaagatgcccgcgaataacgcaaactgcctcgagcggccagttgcacagcagttttgcgtgtattcgcgggcatctttcctgtgcccgcgaatacacctGTATTTATATACACACCTATCACCTATATACACCTATCATCCTATATTTCCGTCGGTCGTCGGAGTTTTGCCCCGGGTTCAATTTACCTGAGCGTGCTCGTGCGCCCTTTCCTAGTGCTCACTCGACTTTGTTAAAGCCCCGATGGGTGCGTGATATATTGGACCAATGATTACCGGTGGCGGGCAGCGTCTTgcagcggcggcgcgccatcGCGCGCGAGCACGAACGCAGCCGCGTTCTGTGCCCAAAAAGAAAAGGACCGGGGCTAACTGTGGGCAGCAGCCACGTTGGCATACGGCCGCCGCTAATCCGCCGAGAGGCAGCAGCAGAGCCGCCGCTTCTTCTTCGCCCAAGCGTGCTCTCAGATCGGCGACTGCGGGGCCTTTCCCCTCGGGGCCAAGATGAAAGTCGTGTTCGCGCGTCTCTCCTCCCCGTGCCTCTTCGGATAGCGGCGGCAGAGGCAGAACCGCGAAGCGATCCCGCCGCTTGGGTTTGCTGTGTCTATAGGGCGACACGGGACGCTGTGTAAACACACTCGCCGGCTCGGCCAGCGCGACACTCTCCGCAGTGGCGGCATCTATCCCTCACTGACGTCACGTGCTCGTCTGCTTCTGCCGTCTGCTCAGCGCGCGGCGGGATCTAGTATACGTCGTACGCCAGCTAATGTAGTACCTTCGACAACGAGTCTACGAAACAAGGGACACTTATATTTATGGACTATTTTGCATCCTTGGATGGCTGCGACCGGAGTTCACGCTTCGCGGTTACTTCGAGGCGGCGATATCAATGACGCTTTACAAAGTTCTTACGAAGACTTCTTACAAAAGACTAAAGCCCAGTAAATTTAAGATAGTGTAGATATAGGGGAACCTCCGTGCAAAATTTGACGTTTGCGATACGAGCGAGAACGCCACGATACGCTCGCAAATATACTCGCTTTGGATACTGaagatgaaaataaataaataaataaataaataaataaataataaataaattaataaataataaataaataaacgaccCCATTGTCGCTTACCGGAAGTGACGCGTGACCTCGAACGCGCGGCTTTTCGACTTGATCTCCGAGGTTAGCCCAGACCACACTTACGTTTGCTACTGATGGTGCTTCAAAATGCGAAATCTCAATTTGGCTACTATCCGTCAATCAagttggtgcaggacaaagcctgGCCGGGCACAAAGCAAATGTTGCGCTATACGCACTACAGTTGTGCATAGCTACGTCTCctgcgtagcgtagataccgcggccgagCCCTCTCGCCGTCGAGATGCTCGGACAACCGCGTGCTCTGATTGGTCATTGTGGGTGACGTAGGCGCGTGGCGACGCGAGTCAGAACCTAACGCCCGGCGCTCCGCGGCTGACCTCGACGCTCTGAAAAATCGCGGAGGCGGCGTGCCGCGACTTACGTCATAGCGTCAAACACCAGGTGCAcacgtcgtctgcttaggtgctgttaAAATTCTGCTACCAAGAAAAGTATGCAATTACCAGTTTTGCGGCTTATACTACTCATATATAACaactcttgaaagcgatcgtcttacgctaAAGACGGGCGGATAGACGCAAaaacagttttctcgttgggtaaccatagaaatgcttacggaTTTGAAAGATAACAAAAAAAGCATAGCGCCAGGTGAACTGAAGCTCACTAATGTGGCCATTTTAGAAAACTCAGGAAGACTCGAAAGGGACAGCTGAGCTATAACACATTCAGCTGGTACAACAGAGCACGAGACGTAGTATTTTGGCTCTCAACTGGGTTTCTGTTACAATCAAGCGATGTTatcgcacacaaacacacacacacacgcaataaaaaaagaaacagcagtcCTATTGTGTAAATGAAGTAGTTGAGTTTACGACTTGTTATTTCTCTTCTTCGCGTAACGTGCTTAACATATTTAGTGCCGCTGATACGTTACTGGTCACCTACTTTGAACAAGCTCCACTGGTGTTTTAAATAAGTACCTTAGGCAGCTGTTGCTGCGTGCGCAGTCACTCGTCAAAAGTTTTTTTTGAGTTATCGTTCCCCAGAGGAACGCGTGGCATGATCCCGCGTCCAAGGGGCGAGCGTTAACCCTGATGCGTGTGAGTActatagccgccgcagtgaacgAGCGGCGACTGCTACCTCGGTGCGAAATGCCATGCGTGAAGAGAGGCGGCAGGGATCTGTGACAATGACCCACTTCAGGAACTGTGGGTTCTCTTCTCACGTCACGTTGAGTTCCTAATGTCACCGCTACGTTTTTAACACACAATTGTTTCTTTGCCGATGCATTCGCCTAACTCCATGTCATTAGATATAATAAACTTTCTGTCACTGCCTGAACATGAGTGAACCAAACAGAAAGGTTTTAAATtgagagaaaaataaatagagagagagaaaggctgtTTTTCTAGCGCGTATGATTTCATTTGCTTTTGTGGCTGGGTAATTGACTAAGCTTTGTCAGCAATTTGATCCTTCCTCTTTCTCCCCTGAATTTCTTTTCTCTGAATTTTCTCCGTGTGCAAATTGCTCCGGAAACGCTGGTATCGTGCACGTTTAGATTGATACGCTCGGACTACCGCAATCGGCTCTGGAAGTTCTTATCGAGAGCCCAGCTTTTCTGGTCCCCAATTTTTCCGGTCACCAACTTTTCATTGCTTTCTACACTGCGAATAGTTGATTTGAGCTTGGaagcttacactgtaaaaaacagCCGTCACTTTACCGGTCACGTTATCATTTTTGATAAGCCATTTTGACAAGCTAGAAGATGCTTCTATCGTCGGGAACAAAGAGAGATGAAGAAAGTCACGATTGCCACGggggggaagaaagaaagaaattgctcGAGATAATGACGTGATTCGACTGGCTGCCTTGAGCAGTACACAGTGCTGTACGCCTTACGAAGTGACGACCTGCCGTCATTTTGACGATTAAATGCTTGGAAATGGAGCTACCAAGATATTTCCCGTCATTTACTGCCGTACTTTTTACAGTGTAGCTGAGTATGTCGGTTCGTTCGTGCCTCCACGCTCATGCTCGTGACGTCAGTGGCCCGCTGCTCGAGTTGTGGGGAGAGCGGATGGGTGCCCGCGAGGTCTGTGTGAGATAAAGTGAGCTCTGCGAACTTGTGAGCCAGATGATGATGCATGTGCGTAAACTGGAAAAGAAACTGCAGCGGTTAGGAGCTAGCTCGTTTATGAATTTGGAAACTGACGGAACGTGTCCGCCCGGCGGACCTTATTATACAAGATTGCGGAAGTTTCTTGGCGAAGCTCGCACGTCTCGATGGCTTCCTCTACCTGGCCGGTGACTACGTCCTTATAGTCTGCAAACGCAACGTGAGTTTGAGACTTATTCCCAGTGTTTTAGTTTAGCGAATCAAAGATGTTTCTTTCGTCCATACTAGGCGTGCCTCAGTTAGGTGTTGGTTCAGCCATTTCACCTGAGCCTGGTTCACGATGTACTGATGTACTGCAACCCTAGGTTGAacgtagaaagagagagagaatgaaaaaaaagggaaaagagaatgaaagaaaaagaccACGGGCTCAGAGGATAAGGACTGATAGAGACGACAAACAGTGCGTCTACCTATCCCATTTGCCTTGTCGCATCTCCGTCTCTCTCTATACTTTGACTTCGAAACACACGTGAAAGGCGCTGACCTCTCCCGTGGCGCAGGTCCCTGCCCAAGCTGAGCAGCGAGGATGCAACGGGCGGCTGCGAAGCGGGGCTGTCGGGCGGCGGCGGTGGGCTCGTGTCGCCCCCAGGTGGCGGCAACTTCGAGCCCATCCCGCACGAGCACGACCTCTGCGAGCGGGTGGTGATCAACGTGAGCGGGCTGCGGTTCGAGACGCAGCTGCGCACCCTGCACCAGTTCCCGGACACCCTGCTGGGGGACCCGGGACGCAGGCTGCGCTACTTCGACCCGCTGCGCAACGAGTACTTCTTCGACCGCAACAGGCCCAGCTTCGACGCCATCCTTTACTACTACCAGGCACGTACGCTTCACAGAAAAAAAGCCCGCAGCGGcgtcaaaaacaaacaaaaagcgcGACTTCGTAAGGCTTCTTCGACGCCTTGCGGCGGTGCCCTCACATACACCTTGGAATGACTACCGCTTGTAGCTCCATTCCTATGCACGTTAGGAGTGGCTCAAAGTGATTTCGGCGCGAGTTCTTTGATAGGATTACCGGTGCAGCTTTGGCAGACGCTGAAAAATGGAGCGAGGGGGTCATAAGCGAACAGGATAGAAGCCTGGGACAGTTGGCTTTGACTCGGTTATAGCTTCGGTAATTTTCTTACGCGTTCCTTTCATTCATGTCTGTCGCGCTCCTTTACCATTCCTAATGTCAAAAACGAGCCTTTCAAACAGTATCAAGCTCGCCGAATCCGGACTTCGTCGTAGTCCACATTACTCCACATGTGACTACGAGAGAGCAAAAAGTCGCAGGTGCAACTGTCAATAAGGCATGCCAAAAGGACTCCCACCAAATGTCAACTCATTCAAGTTGCTATTTGTAGGAGTAATTAGGCGTCTACGTTAACGTATCCCACCATCCTAGCGCAGCACTAGATCTTCGTGTACTCATTCCTGCCACGCCGCTCTTGGCACGTCTGATTCTAACTAAAACGAAACGTCAGTACCTCTTCGACGTCGCAAGTGGGGATAATGTTGTTGGATACATATTAGACACCGAAAGTTGAGGTACATAAAAACTTGCTCGCGATCACGTGCTATTTGGTTTGAATGTCCTAAATTGTACTAATTCTGACCACAGCCAACAAAGTACGTCATTTCCTTTAGAAATTTCCTTGAAGGGCAAATTGCTGTTCCATACTGCAGAGAAGCATTAGGAGTATATTTTTTTGTCCTGCTGCTCACCGCAAATGTGTCAATTCCGTAGCAAATAATAACTGACAGTCGTTTTTCACTATTTGCGGGCATTAAAGCATAATACATTTAATGACAgttataaagaaataaaaaaagttttaaaacatttttttttcgttgctccGAGATGACTAAATCACCAGAGCAGGGCTTTGTACTGCGTAGGTCCTTGTAGTGATGTATCCCAGATAAAGAACAAGCCAACTTGTCTCTGCAAATATATTGTTGAGATATATATGCAAGTATGTTGTGATTAAATATAGCGAAGAACCACAATTCAGCTGAAATACCTTTTCTAAGGCAGATTTATGTTATTTATTTGCAAAGCTGCCAGTCTAAGTGAGACCAAAGCAGGTGGGCATTGTATTAGACAGTTTTACAAAAAGAAACATCTCCTGCTACATGGtgcagtaaaaaataaataaaaaagcaactttAAGTACTGCAAAAATCACCAATGACGATGTGAAATGTGATACTGTTGGTTACTATAACAACATCACCCAGTAACAAATATATTATTACTAGCATTTATTCCATTCCCATTTGTTTTAACAGATTGAAATCCTGTGCCTGTTTGTGCTtcgctattttttatttttcagtatTATTTCGTGGTGGTTGCACACTGCGCATGATCGATAGGGCGTTGATTCTCTTTGCTTGGCAAACTGGTTATAATCCTTCCTCGTGGTTGTGCTCATTTAGTGTGCGCAGCAtgcatgtttttgaaatgttaatTTGAATTTGTGAGTGATCTTTGCTTTAAATGCCCTGTATAGAagcttgctttcttttcttttttacggaATAATATTTTTTCTCTTATAAGCACAATGTGCTTGATTGTGCACTGTTAACTTTATTATAATATTGATGTTTTGCTTGAAAAACTGTTTAGACCACATTTATTGCTTTAATGCTCCTCTGGTGGATGTGCttcgatatttcttttctttattttgtgtgtgtgtgtgtgtttctacaGAGCGCATGTTTGCAAAATGTCGATTCTtctttgttgtgtttttttttgtttgtttgttttttttaacctgattgtctctttgtaatgcccacctgctatgctctcaactgagagtggcagtattgaaaataaataaataagtaagtaactaaataaataaatgcataaataaataaatataaatatagCGAATAAGCGACCCATGTAAGGTTACAGATGTTATGCAGATAACAGATAAGAGCGCAGAAGTTACCACAGTTTGGGGCTTCAAGTGCAGAAATGTCTTGCGGAGGAAACAAGTATTACATTGAAGATATGTGGGGGTGTTAAGTGTGGGTGTGTTAGGTGTGTTAAGATGAGTTGGTTTAAACGGTAGTGTTGCAGGATGGCACTGTAGTGTGGTCTGAAAGCAAAATACGCGTGTACAGAAGCACATGTGTCCGAAGTCATTTGAAGTACGCTGTACTTCCTAAAAACGAGTGTGAACTACGCCAGCTAGATTACGAGCATATTGTTGCTGACAAAGGTCAATTTTATCTGCTACTAACTCTGCACATAAGCTCCGTGCTTGCGTGCGGCTTCCAGCTTAAATAAAATTTTGCCACATAACGATCTCATGCTTACACGGATGAGGCATTGTAACATTATCAACCTTTTCACTTAGTCATTAATAAAATGAATCTCATGTTTTACACAAACATGAAAGTTCGGGTTCTTTAACAATATTTTGCTAGAATACTGAAAACATCATAAACTAGTTAAATACAGTCAGGGCCATGATGTTGACGAAGGCAGCTGTGTTATTGTGGATGATCCCCCGAGCACTGTGCGTGAATCGAACCGCTATTTTAATGGTCCAGAAACATCTAGCGTTAGCGGACCTATATCATCCTACGCACAAGGCGACCGTCAGGCTCTACTTGTCGCTGAGCCAAGCACAGGTTATGCACTGCGAGAACCGCCGTGCAGGGCTCTCGTACGGCTGCAAGCGGTGGCTGCATATTTCCAACCGTAATCCTGCGCTTTCACGTGAAAACACGCCGGTACGGGAAAGCGCAACATATAGCCACAATGTCCTTAAAGGAGGATGTATTTCATGTTTGCACCCATTTCCACAGACGGTTTGAACTGgcctttttttactttttttcatgttcttgtaatgacttcgctagcctagaccatatgctctggtgttgcccctcgttgcgaggcatggaacaaatcaatgaggacaagtggctctccgctatcaagagccccgatgccggggcgcaactatggactgtccagagggcccatgatgcggcggtcgggcatggtctgactgtcccaacgtgggagctgAGAGCTGCCCGCAGCGCGcagagtcgcgtacctcaggactttcattaaagttttgcatccatccatctatccacgCTCTTGATAATTCATGGGGTTCAGTGACTCAACAGGCTATGAGAGGCGCCTGTGTGGTCGGAtccgcaataattttgaccaccagcggTTGTTTAAAGTGCAGGCAAAAACGCGGTTCATGAGCGTCCCCGCATACCGCTCCATCGGAAGGCGCGCGTTTCTCTCCAAGCTGAACACTGTGCCAGAATGCTTAAACGCTTCCTTTCAAGTGAGCACGTATTGTTCAATGCAGCTGCTGTCTAGTTTCAGCGCGGTGTGTCTACCATATGGCTCTGTGTGTGGCCCCCCGCTCATGCAAAGGTATGCCGAGAAGTGATTGTTATTTGTCTATGTATAGGACGTGGAATGGCGTCCAGTTGTATTGTCGCGCTGGGTGCCCAGGCGCGCCGGTGTGACCGTGCATGTGCAACTCGCAGAGCGGCGGCCGGCTGCGGCGACCAGTGAACGTTCCGCTGGACGTGTTCGCCGAGGAGATCAAGTTCTACGAGTTGGGCGAGGGCACCTTCAACAAGTTCCGCGAGGACGAGGGCTTCATCAAGGAGGAGGAGCGTCCGCTCCCCGGCCGCGACCTGCAGCGGCGCGTGTGGCTGCTCTTCGAGTACCCGGAGAGCTCGCAGGCCGCGCGCGTGGTGGCCATCGTGTCCGTGGTGGTCATCCTGCTGTCCATCGTCATCTTCTGCCTGGAGACGCTGCCCGAGTTCAAGCACTACCGTATGTTCCCCGCCGGCAACAACATGACGCGCGTGGTCGAGGACGAAGTGCCCAAGCTGACCGAGCCGTTCTTCCTGATCGAGACGTGCTGCATCGTGTGGTTCACCTTCGAACTGTTCGTGCGTTTCTGCGCCTGCCCCTGCAAGCTGGCGTTCTTCAAGGACGTGATGAACAGCATCGACCTCGTCGCCATCATCCCGTACTTCATCACGCTGGGCACCGTGATCGCGCGAGAGCGCGAAGGGCCCGGGTTCCTGCCGCCGGACAAGAGCTCGAACCAGGCCATGAGCCTGGCCATACTGAGGGTCATCCGGCTGGTGCGCGTCTTCCGCATCTTCAAGCTGTCGCGCCACTCCAAGGGCCTGCAGATCCTGGGCCGCACGCTGCGCGCCTCCATGCGCGAGCTGGGCCTGCTCATATTCTTCCTCTTCATCGGAGTCATCCTCTTCTCGTCGGCCGTCTACTACGCAGAGGCCGACTCAGACCGATCCTACTTCAAGGTGCGCACTTCTTACTCGTCCTATCAAATTACTCGGGGATAATGTTGTTTCGCAGCATTAGCTCACTTATCATGCTCCGCGCGCGACCACTGATTGCGGGCAGCTACTCGCGGAACCGCATCCTAGTTGATCAGCGTGGTGAACTGTGCAACTCGGTTGCGCTTTTGCTGCGTGAAAGCTGGGGCCGTCAACATCGCGATCACagcaggaaaaaaattttttttctcgaaaacgACTGCATTTAGGCCTATTTCATGGTAACTTCCGCACTGTAACTTTAGGCCTCTGCCTGGATGGCCTTTCGTAGGCG is a window of Dermacentor silvarum isolate Dsil-2018 chromosome 4, BIME_Dsil_1.4, whole genome shotgun sequence DNA encoding:
- the LOC119450905 gene encoding potassium voltage-gated channel protein Shaker isoform X2; this encodes MAAVGIWSQAGTGGQETQLPPEILHDYNWQSLPKLSSEDATGGCEAGLSGGGGGLVSPPGGGNFEPIPHEHDLCERVVINVSGLRFETQLRTLHQFPDTLLGDPGRRLRYFDPLRNEYFFDRNRPSFDAILYYYQSGGRLRRPVNVPLDVFAEEIKFYELGEGTFNKFREDEGFIKEEERPLPGRDLQRRVWLLFEYPESSQAARVVAIVSVVVILLSIVIFCLETLPEFKHYRMFPAGNNMTRVVEDEVPKLTEPFFLIETCCIVWFTFELFVRFCACPCKLAFFKDVMNSIDLVAIIPYFITLGTVIAREREGPGFLPPDKSSNQAMSLAILRVIRLVRVFRIFKLSRHSKGLQILGRTLRASMRELGLLIFFLFIGVILFSSAVYYAEADSDRSYFKSIPDAFWWAVVTMTTVGYGDMRPVGVWGKIVGSLCAIAGVLTIALPVPVIVSNFNYFYHRETDQEEMQSQSFNHVTSCPYLPGTVVAAKLKGDTDSPDDSDVLELDDATSLALFSSSSPAATANTQQQANSTNNPAAASLETDV
- the LOC119450905 gene encoding potassium voltage-gated channel protein Shaker isoform X1, with protein sequence MIRISTLGNAGDAPRPSGASHHPRSSGGQQAAPSLPKLSSEDATGGCEAGLSGGGGGLVSPPGGGNFEPIPHEHDLCERVVINVSGLRFETQLRTLHQFPDTLLGDPGRRLRYFDPLRNEYFFDRNRPSFDAILYYYQSGGRLRRPVNVPLDVFAEEIKFYELGEGTFNKFREDEGFIKEEERPLPGRDLQRRVWLLFEYPESSQAARVVAIVSVVVILLSIVIFCLETLPEFKHYRMFPAGNNMTRVVEDEVPKLTEPFFLIETCCIVWFTFELFVRFCACPCKLAFFKDVMNSIDLVAIIPYFITLGTVIAREREGPGFLPPDKSSNQAMSLAILRVIRLVRVFRIFKLSRHSKGLQILGRTLRASMRELGLLIFFLFIGVILFSSAVYYAEADSDRSYFKSIPDAFWWAVVTMTTVGYGDMRPVGVWGKIVGSLCAIAGVLTIALPVPVIVSNFNYFYHRETDQEEMQSQSFNHVTSCPYLPGTVVAAKLKGDTDSPDDSDVLELDDATSLALFSSSSPAATANTQQQANSTNNPAAASLETDV